Proteins encoded within one genomic window of Deltaproteobacteria bacterium:
- a CDS encoding 3-methyl-2-oxobutanoate dehydrogenase subunit VorB, translated as MSKPNIELINGNESIARGAMAANCKYYFGYPITPQNEIPEYLSRHLPAVGGTFIQAESEIASINMLLGAGATGARAMTSSSSPGISLKQEGISYMAGSEIPGVIVNMSRSGPGLGGISPSQGDYFQATRGGGHGDYRVIVLAPFSVQENYDLTMKAFDLSDKYRNPVLVLGDALLGQMKEPVTLHPYEPREFDKPWTLTGAKGRKSRFLKSLYLNEGDLTKHNWKLFQKYQQMKAEIEYQTYLVEDADLVVVSFGSVARIIKSSINMAREQGMKVGLFRPITLYPYPEEPLRQLSTKIQHFFVVELNTGQMVEDVKLSVDKGAQVDFYGRPPGSIPTPNELFEEIKKVYR; from the coding sequence ATGTCAAAACCAAATATCGAACTGATAAACGGAAACGAATCAATCGCCAGGGGGGCCATGGCCGCCAACTGCAAATATTATTTCGGATATCCCATCACCCCTCAGAATGAAATCCCGGAATATTTATCCAGGCATTTGCCGGCTGTTGGAGGGACTTTTATCCAGGCCGAAAGTGAAATCGCCTCCATCAACATGCTCCTGGGTGCCGGGGCCACCGGGGCCAGGGCCATGACCTCTTCTTCCAGCCCCGGGATCTCCCTGAAACAGGAAGGGATTTCCTATATGGCCGGATCCGAGATCCCGGGTGTGATCGTCAATATGAGCCGCAGCGGCCCTGGATTAGGGGGCATTTCTCCCTCTCAAGGGGATTATTTCCAGGCCACCCGGGGAGGGGGACATGGGGATTACCGGGTTATCGTCCTGGCCCCTTTTTCCGTTCAGGAAAATTACGATCTGACGATGAAGGCCTTTGATCTGTCCGACAAATATCGCAATCCCGTATTGGTTTTAGGGGATGCCCTCTTAGGGCAGATGAAGGAGCCGGTGACCCTTCACCCCTATGAACCCCGGGAATTTGATAAACCCTGGACCTTGACCGGGGCCAAAGGCCGTAAATCCCGTTTTTTAAAAAGCCTTTATCTGAACGAAGGGGATCTGACCAAACATAACTGGAAATTGTTTCAAAAGTATCAGCAGATGAAGGCCGAGATCGAATACCAGACCTATCTGGTCGAAGATGCCGATCTGGTCGTGGTCTCTTTCGGCTCCGTGGCCCGTATTATTAAATCTTCCATTAACATGGCCCGGGAGCAGGGGATGAAGGTCGGGCTCTTCCGCCCCATCACCCTGTACCCTTATCCCGAAGAACCCCTCAGGCAATTATCAACAAAAATTCAGCACTTCTTTGTGGTGGAACTCAATACCGGACAGATGGTCGAAGATGTGAAATTGTCGGTAGACAAAGGGGCCCAGGTGGATTTTTACGGCCGGCCGCCCGGGTCGATTCCCACTCCAAATGAATTGTTTGAAGAGATTAAGAAAGTATATCGGTGA
- a CDS encoding 4Fe-4S binding protein: MPKVAFEEERCKGCGLCVLACPKKSIVISDKINNQGFTVACMTEEASCTGCALCAEMCPDIVIEVWKEEAESSKLSFQP; encoded by the coding sequence ATGCCAAAGGTAGCTTTTGAAGAAGAACGGTGTAAGGGCTGTGGACTTTGTGTCCTGGCCTGCCCGAAAAAAAGTATTGTCATCAGCGATAAAATTAATAATCAGGGCTTTACCGTGGCCTGTATGACTGAGGAGGCGTCTTGTACCGGATGTGCCCTTTGTGCGGAAATGTGCCCTGATATCGTGATTGAGGTCTGGAAAGAGGAAGCTGAAAGCTCAAAGCTGAGCTTTCAGCCTTGA
- the fabD gene encoding ACP S-malonyltransferase — MSLKAFLFPGQGSQYVGMGKEIYDQYPKARKIFEIAEEITGLPLKELCFNGPMDRLTLTANLQPAITAVNLTVLSCLEEQGVIPVVTAGHSLGEYSALYAAGVIGLEDTFRLVKARGALMDQAAQKKSGAMAAIMGLAPEKLGAILSELAGEGAIGAANYNTPEQTVISGTRELVEKASQQATQSGGKAIPLAVSGAWHSPLMQEAMEAFKETLAPVEFNPPRRTIFFNVTGKAETDPIRIKEIMGSQIGQSVRWVELVGNLMAHGVSRFVEVGPKKVLLGLVRKCLPRDYEYRSYNVEDLKSLEAFMAAEKG; from the coding sequence ATGAGCCTCAAGGCCTTTTTATTTCCAGGACAAGGTTCCCAATATGTTGGAATGGGGAAAGAAATATACGATCAATATCCAAAGGCCCGTAAAATTTTTGAAATAGCCGAAGAGATCACCGGGCTGCCCTTGAAAGAACTTTGTTTTAACGGTCCCATGGACCGTTTGACGTTGACCGCCAACTTGCAGCCGGCCATCACTGCGGTCAATCTGACGGTATTAAGCTGTTTGGAGGAGCAGGGGGTGATTCCGGTGGTTACGGCTGGTCATAGTCTGGGGGAATATTCGGCCCTTTATGCCGCCGGCGTGATCGGTCTGGAGGATACCTTCAGGCTGGTGAAGGCCCGGGGGGCTTTGATGGACCAAGCGGCTCAAAAAAAATCCGGGGCCATGGCGGCCATTATGGGTTTGGCCCCTGAAAAATTAGGGGCAATCCTTTCCGAATTGGCCGGGGAAGGGGCCATCGGGGCGGCCAATTATAATACGCCGGAGCAAACCGTTATCTCCGGGACCAGGGAATTGGTTGAAAAAGCCTCTCAACAAGCGACCCAGAGCGGCGGCAAAGCAATTCCCCTGGCGGTCAGCGGGGCCTGGCACAGCCCTTTGATGCAGGAGGCCATGGAGGCCTTCAAGGAGACCCTGGCTCCGGTGGAATTTAATCCCCCTCGAAGGACTATTTTCTTCAATGTGACCGGAAAAGCGGAAACGGATCCGATAAGGATAAAAGAAATCATGGGGAGTCAGATCGGCCAATCGGTCCGTTGGGTGGAATTGGTCGGGAATCTGATGGCCCACGGGGTATCCCGCTTTGTGGAAGTAGGTCCCAAGAAGGTCCTCCTCGGGTTGGTTCGAAAATGTCTGCCCAGGGATTATGAGTACCGGTCTTATAATGTGGAAGACTTGAAATCCCTGGAGGCCTTCATGGCCGCGGAAAAAGGTTGA